TCACCACGCTGCTGCGCCGGCTCTTCGGCGCCCTGTCCGCCACACGTCCTGTGCTCTCCCTGCACGGCACCCCGGCCCTGACCCTGGTCAACTACGGCGTGCTGGCCGTGCTGCGGGGGATGGACTCGATGGGCGCCCTGTCCCTCAACCCCGCACCCGCCCTCAAGGTGCTCCGGGCCCACTTCCGGGCGCAGCGGCAGGCGCTCGGCGGCGATGCCGACGGTCCGCCCCCGGTGGTGGTGATCGACGAAGCGGATTCCCTCGACCCCGCCAGCAGCGACCTGTTCGCCTCGCTGGTGATGGAAGGGGACATCACGCTGGTGGCCTCCTACGACGCGCGGCGTCCACTGGCGGGACCGCTCAGCGAGCTCTGGGGGATGGGGCTGGCCGAGGAGGTGGGGCTCGAACCGTTCGACCGCGCCCGCACGAGCGACTATGCCCGCGAAGCCCTGGGAGCGCCGTTGCTGCCGGGCCTCGAGTGGAAACTCTGGCAGGACTCGGGCGGCAGCCCCATGCTCCTGCATCTCCTGCTGTCCGAAGCGCGGCGGAACGGGGGGATCGCCCTCCGTCGCGACGTGTGGGTGGCCACCGCGAAGGAACCGTGGTCGGGCGAGGGCCTGCACGCGATCGTCGAGGAGCGGCTGGCCAGCCTGAGCCTGCAATCCCATCACGCCCTCAACGCCGTGGCACTGGGCGGCACACTGCGACAGGAGATCCTGCAGACCCGCTTCGGCGCGGACGCGGTGCAGACCCTCCTGGACGAGGGCTTCATCCGCTTCGAGGACGGCGATCCGGAACGCCTCCGGATGACGAACCCGGTCTACGGGGAAGTGGTCCGCTCCCTGATCCCGCACAGCCTGAGCCGCGCCATCCTGGAGGACCTGGAGACCCTCGAAGGAGACGTGGACGTGCCGCTGGTGATGCTCCAGCGGACCCGCTGGCTGATCGACTCCGGCATGCCGGTGCCGCCGGAGCAGCTGCTGCGCGCCGCGACACTGGCCTGCAAGCACTTCGATCCCGATCTGGCCGGGCGATTCCTGAGCGCCGTGCCCGCCACGACGCACGAGGCGTGGGCGGAGGCCGTGCGGGCCCGGCTGGATTTCAATGAGGGCGCGTACCGGCGGGTCCGGGAGCGTCTGGCCGCGCCCTGGCTCCTGGCCGACCGGGAGGCCCAGCTGCGGGTGTCCCTCCTGGAGGCGGCCACGACCATCGCGGCCGGGCTGCCGTCGTCGGGCATCAGCGGGCAGGCGCGGAGGCTCCGCGCGCTGGCCGCCACCGGCATCACCGACGACGGCGGCGCCGACTGCCGCGCCGCGCTCTTGCGGCGCGCGGAGGTGCTGGAGGCCCTGGCCGCCAATCAGCAGGGGCACCTGGCCGAGCTCGGGCGGCTGATCGGGTCCCTCCTGGAAACCACCGAGAACGACGACTCACCCCACGCCCTGATCGACCGGACCCTGGCACTGTCCCTCGACGCGGAGCGCCTCACGGTCCTGGGCGACTCCGAGGCGGCGCTGCGGCGCGCCGGACAGGCCTTCGCCCTCCGGCATGACGAGAGCCTGGACGTCTTCTTCCTGCCGGAGACCGTGATCGTCACGGCCCTCATGGTCTCCCTCGCCGCCGGGAGTCCCCAGGCAGCGCTGGAACTCGTGGCCCTGACCCGGATCGACGCCACGGGCGCCGCGATGGCGTTCGGCGGCGGCACGAGCCTGATCACGGGAGCCATCCTCGGGCTGCAGGGCGAGTACGCCGCGAGTCTGGAGCCACTGCTCGCGGGTCTGGAGAACCTGAAGATCAACGATCCCCAGCGGCTGCGCGGCTTCTTCGTGGCGCAGGCGTACATGGCGGCGGCCAAGACGGGCCGGGTCGAGCTGGCCCGGGAACTGCGGGAGAGCTACGAACCCGGCTGCACCTTCTACTACGGTCAGGTCATGGCGAACCTGCTGATGGCCCGCGGGGACGCCGAGCTGGACCCCGACGGACCCGGCACGGCGGCCATGGTGGAGACGGCCGAGACCATGGCCCGGGCGGGCTTCCTCGGGCTGGCGGCACCGGCCTGGTCGATGCTGCTCGGGCTCGGCCATCCCGGGGCCCGCGAGCGCCTGGAGGGCCTCATCCCCGGACTCACCGGGCCGTGGGCCGAGGCGATGGCCCGGTTCCTGGAGGCCGCCCAGGTGCCCGACGCCCAGCAGATCCTCGAAGCCGGCCGCTCGCTCGATGTGCGCGGCCACACCGCGCTCGCGCGGTCCCTCTACCGGACGGCGGCGGACACGGCACAGCGCAACGGTGACGGCGTCACCGCCCATCAGGCCCGGCAGGCGCTCAGCACGGTGGGCGACGCCGTCGGTGACGGGGCCGGCACGGATGCGCAGGGTCTTCCGAAACTCACGGGCCGGGAGAAGGAGATCGCCCGGCTTGCACGGGACGGGCACTCCGATGAGACGATCGCCTCCCTCCTGCACCTCTCCGTCCGGACGGTGGGCGGGCATCTGAGCCGCGCGTACCGGAAACTCGGCGTCTCCTCGCGACGGCAGCTGGCGGACGTCTTCAAGGACTGACCGGGTTCGACGCCTGACCGGGTTCAATGCCTGACGTGGTTCGAGGCCGGCCGGGTCAACGGCAGCCCGTGTTCGCACCCTGACCGGCACGCCCACTCGCCTCCGGGCCTCTGCCCACCCACCCGAACCGTGGCGGAGCCGCGCCCCGCGCCCCCGGACCTCGCCGCCCCGACCGCTTTCCGCCGTCGGCTCCCCGTACCTGAGTAGTCGGGCGCCGTGCCGCCCGGAACCACGTAGGAGACCGTCTGTACGGGGATCGGCGGATGGCCTGGGCAGGCACTACTCAGGTAGTCCGGGGGACCCCCGTGGCACATGAGCGACGGCGGGCGGCCGAGATGCAGGTAGTGCCTCCGCGGGCCTGGACCTGCCCGCGGTACTTGACTGAAAGGGCAGTTCAAGAACCACAAAGAGGTCTCAATGTCCCGGTCTTCATCCCCGGTGGCGCATCGTGGCGAGAACCCGTCCCGGGTCAGCCCTGTGCGGTCCATCGACAGTAACGGTGGTGCGATCACACTGCCCGGCCGTCAGGCTCGGGCTCCACATGCGGGGTCGGCGGTGGAACAGCCTTCCGAGACCGAGGCTACCCCCCTGCCACCGTCGGCCCCCTCACTCCCGCGAGGGCGCACCACCCTGTGGGCGTCGGCCCACCAGGCACTGGCGCACCGTGCCGCGGAGCGCCGCGCCGCTGGACACCATGCCACCGCGCACCGCATGAGCGCGGACGGCATCCTGGAAGGACTCGACGAGCCGGCCGGCGTCGCGCAGACCGTCACCACCCGC
Above is a window of Arthrobacter sp. Y-9 DNA encoding:
- a CDS encoding LuxR family transcriptional regulator, yielding MNDIARPFGRGPELAEVLRLLTSDEVPAVFVAAAPGMGVTTLLRRLFGALSATRPVLSLHGTPALTLVNYGVLAVLRGMDSMGALSLNPAPALKVLRAHFRAQRQALGGDADGPPPVVVIDEADSLDPASSDLFASLVMEGDITLVASYDARRPLAGPLSELWGMGLAEEVGLEPFDRARTSDYAREALGAPLLPGLEWKLWQDSGGSPMLLHLLLSEARRNGGIALRRDVWVATAKEPWSGEGLHAIVEERLASLSLQSHHALNAVALGGTLRQEILQTRFGADAVQTLLDEGFIRFEDGDPERLRMTNPVYGEVVRSLIPHSLSRAILEDLETLEGDVDVPLVMLQRTRWLIDSGMPVPPEQLLRAATLACKHFDPDLAGRFLSAVPATTHEAWAEAVRARLDFNEGAYRRVRERLAAPWLLADREAQLRVSLLEAATTIAAGLPSSGISGQARRLRALAATGITDDGGADCRAALLRRAEVLEALAANQQGHLAELGRLIGSLLETTENDDSPHALIDRTLALSLDAERLTVLGDSEAALRRAGQAFALRHDESLDVFFLPETVIVTALMVSLAAGSPQAALELVALTRIDATGAAMAFGGGTSLITGAILGLQGEYAASLEPLLAGLENLKINDPQRLRGFFVAQAYMAAAKTGRVELARELRESYEPGCTFYYGQVMANLLMARGDAELDPDGPGTAAMVETAETMARAGFLGLAAPAWSMLLGLGHPGARERLEGLIPGLTGPWAEAMARFLEAAQVPDAQQILEAGRSLDVRGHTALARSLYRTAADTAQRNGDGVTAHQARQALSTVGDAVGDGAGTDAQGLPKLTGREKEIARLARDGHSDETIASLLHLSVRTVGGHLSRAYRKLGVSSRRQLADVFKD